The following coding sequences are from one Verrucosispora sp. WMMD573 window:
- a CDS encoding 3-hydroxybutyrate dehydrogenase has translation MTAEPVAVPHVVNVDLAGRTALVTGGGGGIGRACALRLAAAGATVVVVDRNVEAAKQVAAEAGGRAEGVDLADPAAVDALDADVDIVVNNAGLQHVAPLQDFPVERFEYIQRVMVEAPFLLIRRALPHMYARGWGRIVNISSVHGLRASPYKAAYVSAKHALEGLSKVVALEGAAHGVTANCINPAYVRTALVESQIADQSTAHGIPESEVIEKIMLARAAVKRLIEPEEVAELLAYLCSPPAGFLTGASIALDGGWTAN, from the coding sequence ATGACGGCAGAACCCGTGGCGGTCCCCCACGTCGTGAACGTCGACCTGGCCGGTCGTACCGCCCTCGTGACGGGCGGGGGCGGCGGCATCGGCCGGGCCTGCGCCCTGCGGCTGGCCGCGGCCGGCGCCACGGTCGTGGTGGTGGACCGCAACGTCGAGGCGGCCAAGCAGGTGGCCGCCGAGGCCGGCGGCCGGGCCGAGGGGGTGGACCTCGCCGATCCGGCGGCGGTGGACGCGCTGGACGCCGACGTCGACATCGTGGTCAACAACGCCGGGCTGCAGCACGTCGCGCCGCTCCAGGACTTTCCCGTCGAGCGGTTCGAGTACATCCAGCGGGTGATGGTGGAGGCGCCGTTCCTGCTGATCCGGCGGGCGCTGCCGCACATGTACGCCCGGGGTTGGGGTCGGATCGTGAACATCTCCTCGGTGCACGGGCTGCGCGCCTCGCCGTACAAGGCGGCCTACGTCTCCGCCAAACACGCCCTGGAAGGGCTGTCGAAGGTGGTGGCGCTGGAGGGCGCGGCGCACGGGGTGACCGCCAACTGCATCAACCCGGCGTACGTACGGACCGCGCTGGTGGAGAGCCAGATCGCCGACCAGTCGACCGCCCACGGCATCCCCGAGTCCGAGGTCATCGAGAAGATCATGTTGGCCCGGGCGGCGGTCAAGCGGCTGATCGAGCCGGAGGAGGTGGCGGAACTGCTGGCGTACCTCTGCTCGCCGCCGGCGGGCTTCCTCACCGGCGCCTCGATCGCGCTCGACGGGGGTTGGACGGCGAACTGA
- the ruvC gene encoding crossover junction endodeoxyribonuclease RuvC, with protein sequence MRVLGVDPGLTRCGVGVVEGVPGRPCTLIAYYVVYTDPADELSTRLLHLDRSLTELVAEHRPDSVAVERVFSQHNVRTVMGTAQASGIAVLAGARAGLPVQTYTPSEVKAAVTGSGQADKAQMTAMVTRLLRLPEPPRPADAADALALAICHVWRGGTRSKLAAAADRVRRGGAR encoded by the coding sequence GTGCGGGTGCTCGGCGTCGATCCGGGGCTGACCCGGTGCGGCGTCGGCGTGGTCGAGGGGGTGCCCGGACGACCCTGCACGCTCATCGCCTACTACGTCGTCTACACCGACCCGGCCGACGAGCTGTCCACCCGCCTGCTGCACCTGGACCGTTCGCTTACCGAGTTGGTCGCCGAGCACCGACCGGACAGCGTGGCCGTCGAGCGGGTGTTCAGCCAGCACAACGTGCGTACGGTGATGGGCACCGCCCAGGCCAGCGGGATCGCGGTGCTGGCCGGGGCGCGCGCCGGGCTGCCGGTGCAGACGTACACCCCGAGCGAGGTGAAGGCGGCGGTGACCGGTTCCGGCCAGGCGGACAAGGCCCAGATGACCGCGATGGTCACCCGGCTGCTGCGGCTGCCCGAGCCACCCCGGCCGGCGGATGCCGCGGACGCCCTCGCGCTGGCCATCTGCCACGTGTGGCGCGGCGGCACCCGCTCGAAACTGGCCGCCGCGGCGGACCGGGTCAGACGAGGAGGAGCGAGATGA
- the ruvA gene encoding Holliday junction branch migration protein RuvA, translating into MIASLRGVVTAVAPDQAVIEVGGVGLAVQCAPGTLADLRVGQPARLATSLVVREDSLTLYGFADDDAKALFELLQTASGVGPRLAQAVLAVHTPDAVRKAIANADTAALTRVPGIGKKGAERLVLELRDRIGPVPVGADGAAGVTGGSWPDQVRQALIGLGWTAGQADQAVAAVAESVDGPTPPVPVLLKQAIRLLGRTR; encoded by the coding sequence ATGATCGCCAGTTTGCGCGGCGTGGTGACCGCCGTCGCCCCGGACCAGGCGGTGATCGAGGTCGGCGGGGTCGGACTGGCCGTGCAGTGCGCTCCCGGCACGCTCGCCGACCTGCGGGTCGGCCAGCCGGCCCGGCTGGCCACCAGCCTGGTCGTCCGGGAGGACTCGCTCACCCTCTACGGCTTCGCCGACGACGACGCCAAGGCGCTGTTCGAGCTGTTGCAGACCGCCAGCGGGGTCGGCCCGCGGCTGGCCCAGGCAGTGCTCGCGGTGCACACCCCCGACGCGGTACGCAAGGCCATCGCCAACGCCGACACGGCGGCGCTGACCCGGGTGCCGGGCATCGGCAAGAAGGGCGCCGAACGACTGGTGCTGGAGCTGCGTGACCGGATCGGCCCGGTGCCGGTGGGTGCCGACGGCGCGGCCGGGGTGACCGGCGGCAGCTGGCCGGATCAGGTCCGCCAGGCGCTGATCGGGCTCGGTTGGACGGCCGGCCAGGCCGACCAGGCGGTCGCCGCCGTCGCCGAGAGCGTCGACGGTCCCACCCCGCCGGTGCCGGTGCTGTTGAAGCAGGCCATCCGGCTGCTGGGTCGGACCCGATGA
- the ruvB gene encoding Holliday junction branch migration DNA helicase RuvB — translation MSSENLVSAYVNDAELDAEVSVRPKRLAEFIAQDRVRDQLDLLLQGAMRRGSPPDHILLSGPPGLGKTSLANIVAAELGTGIRVTSGPAIERSGDLAAILTSLAEGDVLFIDEIHRIARPAEELLYSAMEDFRVDVVVGKGPGATAIPLDVEPFTLVGATTRSGLLTGPMRDRFGFVAHLDFYSPADLETLLHRSARILGVPITEDGAAEIAGRSRGTPRIANRLLRRVRDFAEVRADGVVTVATARAALTVYDVDALGLDRLDRAVLTALVDSFRGGPVGLSTLAVAVGEQPDTVEEVCEPFLVRAGLLARTPRGRVATEAAWHHLGRTPPNGTFAAEAPPAPDLFSLDVGEP, via the coding sequence ATGAGCAGCGAGAACCTGGTCTCGGCGTACGTCAACGATGCGGAGCTGGACGCGGAGGTCAGCGTCCGACCGAAGCGCCTCGCCGAGTTCATCGCCCAGGACCGGGTTCGCGACCAGCTCGACCTGCTGCTTCAGGGCGCCATGCGGCGCGGCTCGCCGCCCGACCACATCCTGCTCTCGGGCCCGCCGGGCCTGGGCAAGACCAGCCTCGCCAACATCGTGGCCGCCGAGCTGGGCACCGGCATCCGGGTGACCAGCGGGCCGGCGATCGAACGCTCCGGTGACCTGGCGGCGATCCTGACCAGTCTGGCCGAGGGGGACGTGCTCTTCATCGACGAGATCCACCGGATCGCCCGGCCGGCGGAGGAGCTGCTCTACAGCGCGATGGAGGACTTCCGGGTCGACGTGGTGGTGGGCAAGGGGCCGGGGGCCACCGCCATCCCGCTCGACGTGGAGCCGTTCACGCTTGTCGGCGCGACCACCCGGTCCGGTCTGCTCACCGGCCCGATGCGGGACCGGTTCGGCTTCGTGGCGCACCTGGACTTCTACTCGCCGGCCGACCTGGAGACGCTGCTGCACCGCTCGGCGCGCATCCTCGGGGTGCCGATCACCGAGGACGGGGCGGCGGAGATCGCCGGCCGGTCCCGGGGTACGCCCCGGATCGCCAACCGGCTGCTGCGCCGGGTGCGGGACTTCGCCGAGGTCCGCGCCGACGGTGTGGTCACCGTCGCGACCGCCCGGGCGGCCCTGACCGTGTACGACGTGGACGCCCTCGGGCTGGACCGGCTCGACCGGGCGGTGCTGACCGCGCTGGTGGACTCGTTCCGGGGTGGCCCGGTCGGCCTGTCTACCCTGGCCGTGGCGGTGGGGGAGCAGCCGGACACCGTCGAGGAGGTCTGCGAGCCGTTCCTGGTGCGGGCCGGCCTGCTGGCGCGTACGCCCCGGGGCCGGGTGGCCACCGAGGCCGCCTGGCACCATCTGGGCCGTACGCCGCCGAATGGTACATTTGCCGCAGAAGCTCCTCCCGCGCCCGATCTGTTCTCGCTGGACGTCGGCGAGCCGTGA
- the yajC gene encoding preprotein translocase subunit YajC: MHYAADGGGAGGFTPILMIALLFGVMYFMMIRPQQKRRREAESMQSNLSVGDEVVTIGGLYGTVTGVEDDSVLLEVAPGVQTRYARPAIARVVTPAERPVESPVEESDSVKD; encoded by the coding sequence GTGCACTACGCAGCAGATGGCGGCGGAGCGGGAGGCTTCACGCCGATCCTCATGATCGCTCTGCTCTTCGGCGTCATGTACTTCATGATGATCCGTCCGCAGCAGAAGCGCCGCCGCGAGGCCGAATCGATGCAGTCCAACCTCTCCGTGGGCGACGAGGTGGTCACCATCGGCGGGCTCTACGGCACGGTCACCGGTGTCGAGGACGACAGCGTCCTGCTGGAGGTCGCTCCCGGAGTGCAGACCCGCTACGCCCGGCCGGCGATCGCCCGGGTGGTCACCCCGGCGGAGCGCCCGGTCGAGTCGCCCGTCGAGGAGTCCGACTCCGTCAAGGACTGA